One segment of Terriglobales bacterium DNA contains the following:
- the hydA gene encoding dihydropyrimidinase has translation MAFDTIIANGTIATAVDTCNADIGISDGKISAIAASLPREQGKKIIDAKGKYVFPGGIDVHTHLDMPFGGTTSSDDFDTGTRAALFGGTTTLIDFAIQGKGQSLHQAFDTWMKKADGKANCDYGFHCIITDLPDACVDEMGVMVREGVPTFKLFMAYPGVLMLDDGSIFKALRATAKNGGMVCMHAENGSAIDVIVKQALAEGKTAPKYHALTRPTTAEAEAVSRAVALSEMAGAPLYIVHLSCNDALEKVREARDRGLPVYAETCPQYLYLSLENFDAPGFEGAKYVFTPPLREKWHLEKLWEGLKHDHLQVVSTDHCPFCFKEQKELGKDDFTKIPNGGPGIEHRMSLVYSGGVAGGRFNVNRFVELVSTTPAKLFGLYPRKGAIAVGSDADLVIFDPKRKHTISATTHHMRVDYSMFEGITVTGMPELVMSRGRVVVEGDQFHGKAGAGNFMKRSAYSGV, from the coding sequence ATGGCATTCGACACCATCATCGCCAACGGCACTATTGCCACTGCGGTAGATACCTGCAACGCTGATATCGGCATCAGCGACGGCAAAATTTCCGCCATCGCCGCCTCGCTGCCGCGCGAGCAGGGCAAGAAGATCATCGACGCCAAAGGCAAGTACGTTTTCCCCGGCGGTATTGATGTCCACACCCATCTCGATATGCCCTTCGGCGGCACCACCAGTTCCGACGACTTTGATACCGGCACGCGCGCCGCGCTCTTTGGCGGCACCACCACGCTGATTGACTTCGCCATCCAGGGTAAGGGCCAGAGCCTCCACCAGGCATTCGACACGTGGATGAAGAAAGCCGACGGCAAGGCCAACTGCGATTACGGATTCCACTGCATCATCACCGACCTGCCCGACGCCTGCGTTGACGAAATGGGAGTGATGGTGCGCGAGGGGGTGCCGACATTCAAGCTGTTCATGGCCTATCCCGGCGTGCTGATGCTCGACGACGGCAGCATCTTCAAAGCGCTGCGCGCGACCGCAAAAAACGGCGGCATGGTTTGCATGCACGCGGAAAACGGCAGCGCTATCGACGTCATCGTCAAGCAGGCGCTGGCGGAGGGCAAAACCGCGCCCAAATATCACGCCCTCACTCGCCCCACCACTGCCGAAGCAGAGGCCGTCAGCCGCGCGGTAGCGTTGTCGGAGATGGCGGGCGCGCCGCTCTACATCGTGCACCTCAGTTGCAACGACGCGCTCGAGAAAGTTCGCGAGGCACGCGATCGCGGACTGCCGGTATACGCCGAGACCTGCCCGCAATACCTCTATCTCTCCCTGGAAAATTTCGACGCTCCCGGCTTTGAAGGGGCGAAGTACGTGTTCACTCCGCCGCTGCGCGAAAAATGGCACCTGGAAAAACTCTGGGAAGGCTTGAAGCACGATCATCTGCAAGTGGTCTCCACCGACCACTGCCCGTTCTGCTTCAAGGAGCAGAAGGAACTCGGCAAGGATGACTTCACCAAGATTCCCAACGGCGGGCCCGGCATCGAGCACCGCATGAGCCTGGTGTACTCCGGCGGCGTGGCCGGCGGACGCTTCAACGTGAACCGTTTCGTGGAACTGGTCTCCACTACGCCGGCCAAACTGTTCGGCCTTTACCCGCGCAAGGGAGCGATCGCGGTGGGCAGCGATGCCGACCTGGTCATCTTCGACCCCAAGCGCAAGCACACCATCAGCGCCACGACGCACCACATGCGGGTGGATTACAGCATGTTCGAAGGGATCACCGTGACCGGCATGCCGGAGTTGGTGATGTCACGCGGGCGCGTGGTCGTGGAGGGTGATCAATTCCACGGCAAGGCAGGCGCCGGGAATTTCATGAAGCGCTCCGCTTACTCAGGCGTGTAG
- a CDS encoding MlaD family protein, whose amino-acid sequence MPSQRQVRWAQLRVGLVVIFASITLIVLVFLMTGPSGLFTKKIVVSTFFNNAGGLRVGAPVRLEGVDVGNVNAITVVPSHGLTPVQVRMKLSTRFPGALKKDSVASLSTAGVLGETFVDIDSRGATGPPAQNGDTLTGKASSQLQDVVQASQSTLENVDVLVRRVDRILTQIESGNGSIGKLIYDEKLYERLNTTLTEVQSMVTQISQGRGSVGKLIASDELYNKATGAIDNLNKVIDEINSGQGTIGKFIKDPSLYNNANATIAKANALMADINAGKGALGKFAQDPEFARKLDNTMTKLSSIADKVDSDKGTAGLLLTDPKVYNNTDQMLLETRNLVKAIRENPKKYLTIHFKVF is encoded by the coding sequence TTGCCTAGCCAGCGACAGGTCAGATGGGCGCAGTTGCGCGTCGGTTTGGTAGTCATCTTCGCCAGTATCACCCTCATTGTTCTGGTCTTCCTGATGACCGGACCGAGCGGCCTGTTCACCAAGAAAATTGTAGTCAGCACTTTTTTCAATAACGCCGGCGGATTGCGTGTGGGTGCCCCGGTACGTCTGGAAGGCGTCGACGTCGGCAACGTTAACGCCATCACCGTTGTCCCCAGTCACGGCCTGACCCCGGTCCAAGTGAGGATGAAACTGAGCACCCGCTTTCCGGGGGCGCTCAAGAAGGACTCGGTCGCCAGCCTTTCCACCGCAGGCGTGCTGGGTGAGACCTTTGTCGACATCGACAGCCGCGGCGCCACCGGCCCGCCCGCGCAGAACGGCGACACGCTGACCGGGAAAGCAAGCTCGCAATTGCAGGACGTGGTGCAAGCCAGCCAGAGCACTCTCGAGAACGTGGACGTCTTGGTTCGCCGCGTCGATCGCATCCTGACCCAGATTGAGAGCGGAAACGGGTCTATCGGCAAGCTGATTTACGACGAGAAGCTCTACGAGCGCCTCAATACCACGCTCACGGAAGTGCAAAGCATGGTCACGCAGATCAGCCAGGGCCGGGGCAGCGTGGGCAAGCTGATTGCCAGCGACGAGCTTTACAACAAGGCTACCGGCGCCATCGACAACCTGAACAAGGTCATCGACGAGATCAACAGCGGCCAAGGCACCATCGGCAAGTTCATCAAGGATCCCTCGCTGTACAACAATGCCAATGCCACCATCGCGAAGGCCAATGCGCTCATGGCCGACATCAACGCGGGCAAGGGCGCGCTCGGCAAGTTCGCGCAGGACCCCGAGTTTGCGCGCAAGCTCGATAACACCATGACCAAACTGTCCTCCATTGCCGACAAGGTCGATTCCGACAAGGGCACTGCCGGGCTCCTGCTCACCGATCCCAAGGTCTACAACAACACCGACCAGATGCTTTTGGAGACACGCAACCTGGTGAAGGCCATCCGCGAGAACCCAAAGAAGTACCTGACCATCCACTTTAAAGTTTTCTAG
- a CDS encoding M13 family metallopeptidase, with protein sequence MRTFSIVAICLLLISCSFAQTRTPANPAGLSLPADLPNIPVFDLSAMDKSVDACVDFYKYACGGWMKKNPVPPDQAIWGRFSELQERNRDVLHAILEFAAKPDPKRNAVMQKIGDFYASCMDEQKANAAGSKPLQPVFDRIDKISSREDLVKTMAYLHVLGVNAAFRFGPEADLHHSTMQIAAVHQGGLGLPDRDYYLKDDAKSVEQREKYVGHIARIFELLGDNGQTAAAKAKTVMTIETALAQAAMDRVAFRNPENRDHPMTQQQLAELAPGLDFNQYFTATGAPAISKVNVVAPDFFKALNGQIDSVPLNDWKTYLRWHLVHTYAPWLSAPFVEENFRFYNQYLEGQKEQQPRWKRCVRLTDSRLGEALGQPYVDLTFGVEGKQHTLKMVTEIEKAMGEDLQSLSWMTPETRKAAAVKLAAITNKIGYPDNWRDYSMLQIVRGDFLTDLERADQFERMRQLNKIGKPTDKLEWGMSPPTVNAYYNPPQNNINFPAGILQPPFYDNKMDDAVNFGAIGAVIGHELTHGFDDQGSKYDGGGDLRNWWTPTDKAEFEKRTSCISDEYDQFVAVDDVHLKGRLTLGENTADNGGLRISLMALHNKMKEENQPPKQIDGFTPDQRFFISFAQVWCQNVTPEQSRLRALTDPHSPGQYRVKGVVSNMPEFQKTWGCNPGQPMVRENACRVW encoded by the coding sequence ATGCGTACTTTTTCTATCGTCGCCATTTGCCTGCTGCTCATCTCCTGTTCCTTCGCGCAAACCAGAACACCGGCGAACCCGGCCGGGCTCAGCCTCCCCGCCGACCTGCCCAACATCCCGGTGTTCGACCTCAGCGCCATGGACAAGTCCGTCGACGCGTGCGTGGATTTCTATAAGTACGCCTGCGGCGGGTGGATGAAGAAGAATCCCGTTCCGCCTGACCAGGCCATCTGGGGCCGCTTCAGCGAACTGCAGGAACGCAATCGCGACGTCCTGCATGCCATCCTGGAATTTGCCGCCAAGCCTGATCCCAAGCGGAATGCGGTGATGCAGAAGATCGGCGATTTTTATGCCTCCTGCATGGACGAGCAGAAGGCGAACGCCGCCGGCAGCAAGCCGCTGCAACCCGTTTTCGATCGCATCGACAAGATCAGCAGCCGCGAGGACCTCGTCAAGACCATGGCCTACCTGCATGTCCTCGGGGTAAATGCCGCATTCCGCTTCGGTCCCGAAGCCGACCTGCACCACTCGACGATGCAGATTGCCGCCGTGCACCAGGGCGGTCTCGGGCTGCCGGATCGCGACTACTATCTCAAGGACGATGCCAAGTCAGTCGAACAGCGCGAGAAATATGTCGGGCATATAGCCAGGATCTTTGAGCTGCTCGGCGACAATGGGCAAACCGCCGCCGCCAAAGCCAAAACCGTGATGACCATCGAGACGGCGCTGGCCCAAGCCGCCATGGACCGGGTCGCGTTTCGCAACCCCGAAAACCGCGATCATCCGATGACGCAGCAGCAATTGGCGGAACTGGCGCCGGGGCTGGATTTCAATCAGTACTTCACCGCCACGGGCGCGCCGGCTATCAGCAAGGTGAACGTGGTAGCGCCCGATTTCTTCAAGGCGCTGAACGGTCAGATTGACTCCGTGCCGCTGAATGACTGGAAGACCTACTTGCGCTGGCACCTGGTTCACACCTACGCTCCATGGCTCTCGGCGCCGTTCGTCGAGGAAAACTTCCGCTTTTACAACCAGTACCTGGAAGGCCAGAAAGAACAACAACCCCGGTGGAAGCGGTGCGTTCGCCTCACCGACAGCCGGCTCGGGGAAGCTCTGGGACAGCCTTACGTGGACCTGACCTTCGGCGTGGAAGGCAAGCAGCACACGCTGAAGATGGTGACCGAGATCGAGAAAGCGATGGGCGAAGATCTTCAGTCGCTGTCCTGGATGACGCCGGAAACCAGGAAAGCCGCCGCCGTCAAGCTGGCTGCGATCACCAACAAGATCGGCTATCCCGACAACTGGCGCGATTACTCCATGCTGCAAATCGTTCGCGGCGACTTTCTCACTGACCTGGAGCGCGCCGACCAGTTCGAACGGATGCGGCAGCTGAATAAAATCGGCAAACCGACGGACAAGCTGGAATGGGGAATGTCACCGCCCACGGTCAATGCGTATTACAACCCGCCGCAGAACAACATCAATTTCCCGGCGGGAATCCTTCAGCCGCCGTTCTACGACAACAAAATGGACGATGCGGTCAACTTCGGCGCCATCGGGGCCGTCATCGGTCACGAACTTACGCACGGCTTCGACGACCAAGGGAGCAAGTACGATGGGGGCGGAGACCTGCGGAACTGGTGGACCCCCACCGACAAGGCGGAATTTGAGAAGAGAACGTCGTGCATCTCCGATGAGTACGACCAGTTCGTCGCGGTCGATGATGTCCACCTGAAGGGACGATTGACGCTAGGCGAAAACACGGCCGATAACGGCGGCCTCCGCATTTCGCTGATGGCTCTGCACAACAAGATGAAAGAGGAAAATCAGCCCCCCAAGCAGATTGACGGCTTCACTCCCGACCAGCGCTTCTTCATCTCGTTCGCACAGGTGTGGTGCCAGAACGTGACCCCGGAGCAGTCGCGCCTGCGCGCGCTCACCGATCCCCATTCGCCGGGACAGTACCGTGTCAAGGGGGTCGTCTCCAACATGCCGGAGTTCCAGAAGACCTGGGGCTGCAACCCCGGCCAGCCCATGGTCCGGGAAAATGCTTGCCGTGTGTGGTGA
- a CDS encoding peptidylprolyl isomerase — translation MRSIFQKSAVLLAGLCLACAAAFAADSVIEEIIARVNSAIITRSELIKSREQMVQEVHEKMGTGAAADEEVKKNDKNILRDVIDQQLLVQKAQDLGISGDTEVIKRLDEIRKNMNLDSMEALQKAAEAQGVSYEDFKQNLKNQIVTQQVIQREVGSHVQVMPEEIKKFYDEHQKDFQRPETVRLSEILISTQQPSVDKNNPAPPDAQQLEAAQKKAQEALAAIKAGEKFEDVAKKLSQGPSAAQGGDLGEFKRGTMAKELEDRTFAMKPGDVTDVIRTKQGFVILKVTEHTAAGVPPLKTVEPNIQEAIYYQKLQPALREYLTKLRENAFIDIKPGFVDSGASPNQTQPVIVASDTPGAKEKLKRKKKLGIF, via the coding sequence ATGAGAAGCATCTTCCAGAAGTCCGCCGTCCTGCTGGCCGGGTTGTGCCTGGCCTGCGCCGCCGCATTTGCCGCTGATTCCGTCATCGAGGAAATCATCGCGCGCGTCAACAGCGCCATTATTACCCGTTCGGAGTTGATCAAGAGCCGGGAGCAGATGGTGCAGGAGGTCCATGAAAAAATGGGGACCGGCGCCGCGGCGGATGAGGAAGTCAAGAAGAACGACAAGAACATTCTCCGCGATGTAATTGACCAGCAGTTGCTGGTGCAGAAGGCGCAGGACCTCGGCATTTCCGGCGACACCGAGGTCATCAAGCGTCTCGACGAAATTCGTAAGAACATGAACCTGGATAGCATGGAAGCGCTGCAGAAGGCGGCCGAGGCCCAGGGCGTCTCCTACGAGGATTTCAAGCAGAACCTGAAAAACCAGATCGTCACGCAGCAGGTGATCCAGCGGGAAGTGGGCTCCCACGTGCAGGTCATGCCGGAGGAGATCAAGAAGTTTTACGACGAGCATCAGAAGGACTTCCAGAGACCGGAAACCGTCCGGCTGAGCGAAATTCTGATTTCCACGCAGCAGCCCAGCGTGGACAAGAACAACCCGGCGCCGCCGGACGCGCAGCAACTCGAAGCCGCGCAGAAAAAAGCCCAGGAAGCGCTGGCGGCGATCAAGGCCGGGGAAAAATTTGAAGACGTCGCCAAGAAATTGTCGCAAGGTCCGTCGGCAGCGCAGGGCGGCGATTTGGGCGAATTCAAGCGCGGCACCATGGCCAAGGAGTTGGAAGACCGGACGTTCGCCATGAAACCTGGTGACGTGACCGACGTCATCCGCACGAAGCAGGGATTCGTCATTTTGAAAGTGACCGAGCACACGGCGGCGGGCGTGCCCCCGCTGAAAACCGTCGAGCCCAACATCCAGGAGGCGATCTACTACCAGAAGCTGCAGCCCGCATTGCGCGAATACCTAACCAAGCTGCGCGAAAATGCATTCATCGACATTAAGCCGGGATTTGTGGATTCCGGGGCTAGCCCGAACCAGACGCAGCCCGTGATCGTCGCCTCCGACACGCCCGGCGCGAAAGAAAAGTTAAAGCGGAAAAAGAAGCTCGGCATCTTCTGA
- a CDS encoding DUF5818 domain-containing protein has translation MKLKIATGLMALLIFACAVAVAKSDDNDNEGKARTLAGCLQKGDGANEFVLTAKDGSTWELRSDNVDLAPHVGHTVKITGTASRAHAKAHEMKEKTKTEMQEHGMDKNATEHGHLKVTNLSMVSESCKP, from the coding sequence ATGAAACTGAAAATAGCAACCGGGCTGATGGCCCTGCTGATTTTTGCGTGCGCAGTTGCGGTAGCAAAATCGGATGATAACGACAACGAAGGCAAAGCCCGCACCCTGGCCGGCTGCCTGCAAAAGGGCGACGGCGCCAACGAGTTTGTGCTCACCGCGAAAGACGGTAGCACGTGGGAGCTGCGCAGCGACAACGTTGACCTGGCGCCGCACGTCGGGCATACCGTCAAGATCACCGGAACCGCATCGCGCGCTCATGCCAAGGCGCACGAGATGAAAGAAAAGACCAAGACCGAGATGCAGGAACACGGCATGGACAAGAACGCAACCGAGCATGGCCACCTGAAGGTCACCAACCTCAGCATGGTCAGCGAAAGCTGCAAGCCCTGA
- a CDS encoding DinB family protein gives MNSDKSLRHWLAWLLDGKDAHASFDDAVRGFPPKLRGAKAENLPHTAWQLLEHMRIALHDILDFSINPEYKSLAWPDKYWPKSATPPAGAWNKSVRQYRADLAAMRELVMSPKTDLHVAIPWGDGQTILREALLIADHNSYHLGQLILVRKALGAWKG, from the coding sequence ATGAACAGCGATAAATCCCTTCGTCATTGGCTGGCGTGGCTGCTCGACGGGAAGGACGCACACGCCTCGTTCGATGACGCCGTCCGCGGCTTTCCGCCGAAGTTGCGCGGCGCAAAAGCCGAGAACCTGCCGCATACCGCTTGGCAACTGCTGGAACACATGCGGATCGCGCTGCATGACATCCTTGATTTCAGCATCAATCCTGAATACAAATCCCTCGCCTGGCCGGACAAGTACTGGCCGAAGAGCGCAACTCCTCCGGCGGGAGCTTGGAACAAAAGCGTGCGCCAGTATCGCGCCGACCTGGCAGCGATGCGCGAGCTGGTAATGAGCCCCAAGACCGACCTGCACGTGGCCATACCGTGGGGTGACGGTCAGACCATTCTGCGCGAAGCGCTGCTCATTGCCGACCACAACTCCTACCACCTCGGGCAGTTGATCCTGGTGCGCAAGGCGTTAGGCGCTTGGAAGGGGTGA
- a CDS encoding AsmA family protein codes for MKRALLVIGLLLGLLVIIAVALPLFFDADSFRPRIQTELHSALAREVTIGHISLSLMAGGVSAENITIADDPAFSSKPFLGAKSLDVGVDLAALIFSRTLNIHSITVVNPEVALIQNNSGKWNFSTIGAAKTSTASTSPSTAANFSVQKLRVVHGRVSVAAGGRKPLTYDDVTVDASNISYASPIPFTLEAATPGGGKLKVDGNAGPIDRTDASRTPLQASVSITSMDLSRTGFLAADSGLAGVMDYTGTISSDGKFLKSEGSAKAHDLRVVKSGTPARQPVMLSYTSEYDLKRLAGSLSRGEVQTGSAVTVISGNYQRRGEDTVVHMKLTGQNLPITEVAGLLPALGVALPAGSSLQGGSVTANLAIDGALDKLVTTGTLDLANVKLANFNLGSKMSAIASLAGIRSSPDTTIQAMNSRLRIAPEGIRADSLTIIVPELGTVTGAGTLSNANALNFKMTARLNSNASLVGGLQKVAGLGQTNKAIPFYIQGTTQNPIFVPDVGGFIGNTVTAPAQGVQSGIGGILGGFFQKKKKP; via the coding sequence ATGAAGCGCGCTCTCCTCGTCATCGGGCTTTTGCTCGGTCTGCTCGTCATCATTGCGGTCGCACTGCCGCTGTTTTTCGACGCGGATTCCTTCCGACCGCGCATCCAGACGGAACTCCATAGCGCGCTTGCGCGCGAGGTCACGATCGGGCACATCTCGCTCTCGCTGATGGCGGGCGGCGTCTCCGCGGAAAATATCACCATCGCCGACGATCCCGCCTTCAGCTCCAAGCCTTTCCTGGGCGCCAAATCGCTCGATGTGGGAGTGGACCTGGCGGCGCTCATCTTCTCGCGCACGCTCAATATCCACTCCATTACCGTCGTCAATCCTGAGGTTGCGCTGATTCAGAACAACTCCGGCAAATGGAACTTCTCCACGATTGGCGCAGCCAAGACTTCGACCGCCAGCACATCCCCGAGCACGGCCGCCAATTTTTCCGTGCAGAAACTGCGCGTCGTGCACGGGCGGGTCTCGGTTGCTGCCGGCGGCAGGAAGCCGCTCACCTATGACGACGTCACGGTCGATGCCAGCAATATCTCCTACGCATCGCCAATTCCTTTCACGCTGGAAGCGGCCACTCCGGGCGGCGGGAAGCTGAAAGTGGACGGCAACGCCGGACCGATCGACCGCACCGATGCCTCGCGCACGCCGCTGCAAGCCTCCGTGTCCATCACCAGCATGGACCTGTCACGCACCGGCTTTCTGGCTGCCGATTCCGGTCTTGCCGGGGTGATGGATTACACCGGCACAATCTCCTCCGACGGCAAATTCCTGAAAAGCGAAGGCAGCGCCAAGGCGCATGACCTGCGCGTGGTTAAGTCCGGCACGCCGGCTCGCCAGCCGGTCATGCTCAGCTATACATCGGAATACGACTTGAAGCGCCTGGCAGGTTCGCTCTCCCGCGGGGAAGTGCAGACCGGGAGCGCCGTTACCGTTATCAGCGGCAATTACCAGAGGCGCGGCGAAGACACCGTCGTTCACATGAAGCTTACCGGGCAGAACCTGCCCATTACCGAAGTTGCCGGGCTTCTGCCCGCGCTCGGGGTTGCGCTGCCCGCGGGCTCGTCGCTGCAGGGCGGATCGGTCACGGCGAACCTGGCCATCGACGGCGCGCTCGACAAGCTGGTCACCACCGGCACGCTCGACCTGGCCAACGTCAAGCTCGCCAATTTCAATCTCGGCTCGAAGATGTCGGCGATTGCCTCGCTCGCCGGTATCCGCAGCAGCCCCGATACCACCATTCAAGCCATGAACTCGCGCCTGCGCATCGCGCCCGAAGGCATTCGCGCCGACTCGCTCACCATCATCGTGCCGGAACTCGGCACCGTTACCGGCGCCGGCACGCTCTCCAATGCCAACGCGCTGAACTTCAAGATGACCGCCAGGCTCAACAGCAACGCCAGCCTAGTCGGGGGCCTGCAGAAAGTCGCGGGCCTGGGCCAGACCAACAAGGCTATCCCTTTCTACATCCAGGGCACGACGCAAAACCCGATCTTCGTGCCGGACGTGGGCGGCTTTATTGGCAACACGGTAACCGCGCCCGCGCAGGGCGTGCAGAGCGGCATTGGCGGAATTCTCGGCGGCTTCTTCCAGAAAAAGAAAAAGCCATAA
- a CDS encoding MerR family transcriptional regulator — protein MATAKSAGKKRGEEVLIPDKLYFRIGEVSRLCRLPAYVLRFWETEFPQLKPIKSSTGQRMYRQRDLENVLRIKALLYDHGFTIAGARQQLRTEAKAVKGQVGLPFPRRAPTDGLRRVRQGLQEILSILTKSAKRARTTHA, from the coding sequence ATGGCGACAGCAAAATCAGCGGGCAAGAAGCGGGGCGAAGAGGTGCTCATCCCCGACAAACTCTACTTCCGTATTGGAGAGGTTTCGCGGCTTTGCCGCTTGCCGGCGTACGTGCTGCGGTTCTGGGAGACTGAATTCCCCCAGCTCAAGCCGATCAAGAGCAGTACCGGCCAGCGCATGTACCGGCAGCGTGACCTGGAAAATGTGCTGCGCATCAAAGCCCTGCTCTACGATCACGGTTTCACCATTGCCGGCGCCCGGCAGCAATTGCGGACGGAGGCCAAGGCAGTCAAGGGCCAGGTCGGGCTGCCATTTCCTCGGCGGGCCCCGACCGATGGATTGAGACGAGTGCGGCAGGGATTGCAGGAAATTTTGTCTATCCTTACCAAGAGCGCAAAACGGGCTCGGACGACCCACGCCTGA